The following proteins are co-located in the Synechococcus sp. PROS-U-1 genome:
- a CDS encoding magnesium chelatase subunit H, which yields MFTQVRSADRRVAPVEGQNHKSVMKAVYVVLEPQYQNALTQAATALNASGGDLGIELSGYLIEELRDEDNYAGFCADVAEADVFIASLIFIEDLAQKVVDAVAPHRDRLKAVVVFPSMPEVMRLNKLGSFSMAQLGQSKSAIAGFMKKRKEAGGAGFQDAMLKLLNTLPTVLKYLPVEKAQDARSFMLSFQYWLGGTPDNLRNFLLMLADKYVFPAAEGDERPAMEVAEPEVFPDLGIWHPLAPSMFEDLKEYLNWTSSRTDLSEEALKGPIIGLVLQRSHIVTGDDAHYVAIIQELEFRGARVLPIFCGGLDFSKPVNAFFFDPLNPEQPLVDGIVSLTGFALVGGPARQDHPKAIESLKKLNRPYMVALPLVFQTTQEWEQSDLGLHPVQVALQIAIPELDGAIEPIVLSGRDDATGKAHTLQDRVDAIAERAIRWSSLRIKPRIDKKLAITVFSFPPDKGNVGTAAYLDVFGSIHRVMQEMKAKGYDVQGLPSTPRDLLEAVINDADAMQGSPELSIAHRMSVEEYERLTPYSERLEENWGKPPGNLNSDGQNLLVFGRHFGNVFVGVQPTFGYEGDPMRLLYSRSASPHHGFAAYYTYLQKIWKADAVLHFGTHGSLEFMPGKQMGMSETCYPDSLIGALPNLYYYAANNPSEATIAKRRGYASTISYLTPPAENAGLYRGLKELGELVGSYQQLREGGRGVQIVNTIIETARQCNLDKDVDLPEDDASTLELDGRDALVGAVYRQLMEIESRLLPCGLHTIGKPPTAEEAIATLVNIAALEREEDGLRSLPGLLAEAIGRSIEDVYKGNDEGVLADVELNRTITETSRAAIGAMVRTLTGRDGRVSLRNSFGWFYDLLAKFGFKLPSPWLRACCTAGFVQIDATELDKLFAYLRFCLEQVCADMEMESLLKALDGEYILPGPGGDPIRNPGVLPSGKNIHALDPQAIPTRAAVAAAKAVVDKLIERQREEQGTWPETIACVLWGTDNIKTYGESLAQILWFVGVKPMPDSVGRVNKLELIPLEELGRPRVDVVVNCSGVFRDLFINQMALIDQAVKMAAEADEPLEQNFVRKHALEQAEKEGTSLRDAACRVFSNASGSYSSNVNLAVENSTWEEEGELQEMYLSRKTFAFNADNPGEMNQKREVFENVMKTADVTFQNLDSAEISLTDVSHYFDSDPTKLIAGLRDDGKAPTSYIADTTTANAQVRSLSETIRLDSRTKLLNPKWYEGMLDSGYEGVREVAKRLNFTLGWSATSGSVDNFVYEEANETFINDPEMRKRLLELNPNSFRQIVGTLLEVHGRGYWETSDENIEQLQELYQEVEDRIEGVVTD from the coding sequence ATGTTCACACAGGTCCGCTCCGCCGATCGCCGCGTTGCTCCTGTGGAGGGTCAGAACCACAAATCCGTGATGAAGGCGGTTTATGTGGTGCTTGAGCCCCAGTATCAAAACGCCCTAACCCAGGCAGCTACTGCGCTTAACGCCTCTGGTGGCGATCTCGGAATCGAGCTGAGCGGCTACTTGATCGAGGAACTGCGAGACGAGGACAACTACGCCGGGTTCTGTGCAGACGTGGCCGAGGCGGATGTGTTTATCGCCTCGCTGATTTTCATCGAGGACCTGGCACAAAAGGTTGTGGATGCAGTTGCTCCTCACCGAGATCGCCTGAAAGCAGTGGTGGTCTTCCCGTCCATGCCCGAGGTGATGCGCCTCAACAAGCTGGGCAGCTTCTCCATGGCGCAGCTCGGTCAGAGCAAGAGCGCCATTGCTGGCTTCATGAAGAAGCGGAAGGAAGCCGGAGGCGCCGGTTTCCAAGACGCCATGCTCAAGCTGCTGAACACGCTGCCCACCGTTCTCAAGTACCTGCCGGTTGAAAAAGCGCAGGATGCCCGCAGCTTCATGCTGAGCTTTCAGTACTGGCTGGGGGGAACACCGGACAACCTGCGCAATTTCCTGCTGATGCTGGCGGACAAGTACGTCTTTCCTGCAGCGGAAGGAGATGAACGTCCAGCGATGGAGGTAGCGGAGCCTGAGGTGTTCCCGGACCTCGGCATTTGGCACCCCCTTGCCCCCTCGATGTTTGAGGACCTCAAGGAGTATCTGAACTGGACGTCAAGTCGTACGGATCTTTCTGAGGAAGCCCTTAAGGGGCCCATAATTGGTCTGGTGTTGCAGCGCAGCCACATCGTCACCGGTGACGATGCCCACTACGTCGCCATCATTCAGGAACTGGAGTTTCGCGGTGCGCGAGTCCTCCCGATCTTCTGCGGTGGTCTCGATTTCTCCAAGCCGGTCAACGCCTTCTTCTTCGACCCCCTGAATCCCGAGCAGCCCTTGGTAGATGGGATCGTCTCCCTCACCGGCTTTGCACTGGTCGGAGGGCCTGCTCGCCAGGACCACCCGAAAGCCATTGAGTCGCTGAAGAAGCTCAATCGTCCATATATGGTCGCGCTTCCTCTTGTGTTTCAAACCACCCAGGAGTGGGAACAGAGCGACCTCGGCCTTCACCCTGTGCAGGTGGCCCTGCAAATCGCCATCCCTGAATTGGATGGCGCGATCGAGCCGATCGTTCTCTCCGGCCGCGACGATGCCACCGGCAAGGCCCATACCCTCCAAGATCGTGTTGATGCCATCGCTGAGCGCGCGATTCGTTGGTCGTCGCTACGGATCAAGCCCCGCATCGACAAGAAGCTTGCGATCACGGTGTTCAGCTTCCCTCCCGACAAGGGCAATGTCGGAACGGCGGCCTATCTCGACGTCTTCGGTTCCATCCATCGGGTGATGCAGGAGATGAAGGCGAAGGGCTACGACGTGCAGGGCTTGCCTTCGACGCCTCGTGATCTGCTGGAGGCGGTGATCAACGATGCCGATGCCATGCAGGGCTCGCCGGAGCTTTCCATTGCCCATCGGATGAGCGTTGAGGAATACGAACGCCTGACCCCTTACTCCGAGAGGCTCGAAGAGAACTGGGGCAAGCCTCCCGGCAATCTCAACAGCGATGGCCAGAACCTGCTCGTGTTCGGTCGCCACTTCGGCAATGTCTTTGTTGGCGTGCAGCCCACCTTTGGCTACGAAGGTGACCCCATGCGCCTTCTCTACTCCCGCAGTGCAAGCCCCCACCATGGCTTTGCCGCCTACTACACCTACCTGCAGAAGATCTGGAAGGCCGATGCGGTGCTCCACTTCGGCACCCATGGCTCCCTGGAGTTCATGCCCGGCAAGCAGATGGGCATGAGCGAAACCTGTTACCCCGATTCACTGATCGGGGCTCTCCCCAACCTCTACTACTACGCCGCCAACAACCCTTCGGAAGCCACCATTGCCAAGCGTCGTGGCTATGCCTCGACCATCAGCTACCTCACCCCACCTGCTGAAAATGCAGGTCTCTACAGGGGACTAAAAGAGCTGGGTGAGCTTGTTGGTTCCTACCAACAGCTTCGTGAAGGTGGTCGCGGCGTTCAAATCGTCAACACCATCATTGAGACGGCGCGTCAGTGCAACCTCGACAAGGATGTCGACTTGCCTGAAGACGACGCCTCGACCCTTGAGTTAGACGGGCGCGATGCCCTCGTGGGTGCGGTCTACCGCCAATTGATGGAAATTGAGAGCCGTCTTTTGCCCTGTGGTCTCCACACCATCGGCAAGCCACCCACCGCTGAGGAAGCCATTGCCACCCTGGTGAACATTGCTGCTCTGGAGCGTGAGGAGGATGGCCTCCGTTCGCTTCCCGGCCTCTTGGCTGAAGCGATAGGTCGTTCCATTGAGGATGTTTACAAAGGCAACGACGAGGGTGTGCTCGCCGATGTTGAGCTCAATCGCACAATCACAGAGACATCGCGAGCTGCGATCGGAGCCATGGTCCGTACGCTCACCGGTCGTGATGGCAGGGTCAGCTTGCGCAACAGCTTCGGCTGGTTCTACGACCTGCTGGCCAAGTTCGGCTTCAAGCTGCCCTCCCCCTGGCTGCGGGCCTGCTGCACCGCTGGCTTCGTTCAGATCGACGCCACCGAGCTCGACAAGCTCTTTGCCTACCTGCGCTTCTGTCTCGAGCAGGTGTGTGCCGACATGGAGATGGAGAGTCTGTTGAAGGCTCTCGATGGCGAATACATTCTTCCGGGTCCTGGTGGCGACCCGATTCGTAATCCTGGCGTGCTGCCCAGTGGCAAGAACATCCATGCTCTGGACCCACAGGCGATTCCCACCCGCGCTGCGGTCGCTGCAGCCAAGGCTGTTGTTGACAAGCTGATCGAGCGTCAGCGCGAGGAGCAGGGCACTTGGCCCGAGACCATCGCCTGTGTGCTCTGGGGAACTGACAACATCAAGACATACGGAGAATCCCTAGCGCAGATCCTCTGGTTCGTTGGTGTCAAGCCGATGCCGGATTCCGTGGGTCGGGTGAACAAACTCGAGCTGATTCCTCTCGAAGAACTTGGACGTCCTCGCGTTGATGTGGTGGTGAACTGCTCCGGTGTGTTCCGCGATCTGTTCATCAACCAGATGGCCCTGATTGATCAGGCCGTGAAGATGGCCGCTGAAGCGGATGAGCCCCTGGAGCAGAACTTCGTGCGCAAGCATGCTCTAGAGCAGGCAGAGAAAGAAGGCACGAGCCTCCGCGATGCGGCCTGCCGGGTGTTCTCCAATGCCAGCGGCAGCTACAGCTCCAACGTGAACCTCGCTGTGGAGAACAGCACCTGGGAAGAAGAAGGCGAGCTGCAGGAGATGTACCTCTCCCGTAAGACCTTTGCCTTCAATGCCGACAACCCTGGTGAGATGAACCAGAAGCGTGAGGTGTTCGAGAACGTCATGAAGACGGCGGATGTCACCTTCCAGAATCTGGATTCGGCTGAGATCTCCCTCACCGATGTGAGCCACTATTTCGACTCCGACCCCACAAAGTTGATCGCTGGCCTCCGGGACGACGGCAAAGCTCCCACCAGCTACATCGCCGATACCACCACGGCTAACGCGCAGGTGCGGTCGTTGAGTGAAACGATTCGTCTCGATTCACGCACCAAGTTGCTGAATCCCAAGTGGTACGAAGGCATGCTCGACTCCGGCTATGAGGGTGTTCGAGAGGTGGCAAAGCGCCTCAACTTCACCCTTGGTTGGAGTGCCACCAGTGGTTCCGTCGACAACTTTGTCTACGAAGAAGCCAATGAGACCTTCATTAACGATCCCGAGATGCGCAAGCGTCTGTTGGAACTGAATCCCAACAGTTTCCGTCAGATTGTGGGCACCCTTCTCGAAGTCCATGGTCGCGGCTACTGGGAGACCTCAGACGAAAACATTGAGCAGCTTCAGGAGTTGTATCAGGAGGTTGAAGATCGGATTGAGGGTGTTGTCACCGACTAA
- the dapB gene encoding 4-hydroxy-tetrahydrodipicolinate reductase — protein MTAPIPVVVAGALGRMGAEVIKAVVGAQDCSLAGAIDNTPGKEGVDVGLELGLGELEVAVTADFEGCLCAVSQSVRDSGSGAVLVDFTHPSVVYEHTRAAIAYGVHPVIGTTGLSPEQLNDLTEFSAKASVGGAVIPNFSVGMVLLQQAAAAAARFYDHAELTELHHNRKADAPSGTCIKTAELMEELGKTFNPEEVDEHESLAGCRGGQRDSGLRLHSVRLPGLVAHQEVMFGAPGETYTLRHDTIDRSAYMPGVLLTVRKVGSLGSLVYGLERLI, from the coding sequence ATGACCGCTCCTATTCCCGTCGTTGTCGCCGGCGCCCTGGGGCGCATGGGAGCCGAAGTCATCAAGGCTGTGGTGGGAGCCCAGGACTGCAGCCTGGCTGGAGCGATCGACAACACTCCTGGCAAAGAAGGCGTGGATGTTGGGCTGGAATTGGGGTTGGGCGAGCTGGAGGTGGCCGTCACAGCCGATTTCGAAGGGTGTCTCTGTGCTGTGAGCCAGTCGGTGCGTGACAGCGGCAGCGGTGCCGTGCTGGTGGACTTCACCCATCCCTCGGTTGTGTATGAGCACACCAGGGCAGCGATTGCTTATGGCGTTCATCCCGTGATCGGAACAACAGGGTTATCTCCTGAGCAACTCAACGACCTCACCGAGTTTTCTGCGAAAGCTTCCGTGGGTGGGGCCGTGATTCCCAATTTTTCTGTGGGAATGGTGCTGTTGCAGCAAGCTGCTGCAGCCGCGGCACGGTTTTACGACCATGCCGAACTGACGGAGTTGCATCACAACCGCAAAGCGGATGCACCCAGCGGCACTTGCATCAAGACCGCAGAGCTGATGGAAGAACTGGGCAAGACGTTCAACCCTGAAGAAGTGGACGAGCACGAATCCCTGGCGGGTTGTCGCGGCGGACAACGGGACAGTGGCCTGCGACTTCACTCCGTTCGCCTGCCGGGGCTGGTGGCCCACCAAGAGGTCATGTTCGGCGCCCCTGGTGAGACCTACACCCTGCGTCACGACACGATCGATCGTTCCGCCTACATGCCAGGAGTACTGCTCACGGTGCGCAAGGTGGGCAGCCTAGGCAGCCTTGTTTATGGCCTCGAGCGTCTGATCTGA
- a CDS encoding high light inducible protein, protein MSQSSPSTPVVRGAQVTMEDGGRLNAFATEPRMEVVEATQGWGFHDRAEKLNGRMAMLGFIALLATELALGGESFVHGLLGLG, encoded by the coding sequence ATGTCCCAGTCCTCCCCTTCCACTCCTGTCGTGCGCGGTGCACAGGTCACCATGGAAGACGGCGGCCGCCTCAACGCCTTTGCCACAGAACCACGCATGGAAGTGGTTGAAGCGACGCAGGGTTGGGGTTTCCACGACCGCGCCGAAAAATTGAACGGCCGCATGGCCATGCTTGGGTTCATTGCTCTGCTCGCCACCGAGTTGGCCCTGGGCGGCGAATCCTTCGTTCACGGACTGCTCGGCCTGGGCTGA
- a CDS encoding FAD-dependent monooxygenase gives MAPSPPEVHVLGAGPTGALTALALGLRGQRVVLFDPLTASELQARSRAYAITHSSRRLLTTLGLWHDLHDALVPFRDLDLRDAATKSQVLFSQTDLATANKNHDGIGWILDHRPLMELLLARLKGNKNVEIHLAEPCPAPSSDALIVAADGPGSPTREAWGIRHWGVRYRQGCLTAKVALRGLAHDRACELFRPEGPFAVLPLGQGTFQVVWSAPWQRCQQRSTLQRSEFLDQLAAVLPPGIEPDRLLDQPRAFPQQWLLAQSFHRGRGVLIGEAAHRCHPVGGQGLNLCWRDVDGLLRAVQRGGSAATIARNYGMSRWLDVIQVGLATDLLVRVFSNRQPLLLPLRHLALQLLKQFSVLRRLSLRAMSDGPMQLWQALPK, from the coding sequence ATGGCTCCATCCCCTCCAGAGGTTCATGTCTTGGGCGCTGGTCCCACCGGCGCCCTCACAGCTCTTGCCCTCGGCCTCCGAGGTCAGCGTGTGGTCCTGTTTGACCCGCTGACGGCATCGGAACTGCAAGCCAGAAGCCGGGCCTACGCCATCACCCATTCCAGTCGTCGATTGTTGACAACTCTGGGGCTTTGGCACGACCTACACGATGCCTTGGTGCCCTTTCGAGACCTGGATTTGCGCGACGCTGCAACGAAGTCTCAGGTGCTGTTCAGCCAGACCGATCTCGCTACCGCCAACAAGAACCACGACGGGATTGGTTGGATCTTGGATCACCGTCCACTGATGGAGCTATTGCTTGCCCGTCTGAAGGGCAACAAAAACGTTGAAATACACCTGGCCGAACCATGCCCTGCACCAAGCTCAGACGCCCTGATCGTCGCGGCTGATGGGCCTGGCTCACCCACGCGAGAAGCCTGGGGAATCCGTCACTGGGGGGTTCGCTATCGCCAAGGCTGTCTTACCGCCAAGGTTGCCCTGAGGGGACTCGCCCACGACAGAGCCTGCGAGTTGTTTCGTCCGGAAGGCCCCTTCGCCGTGTTGCCTCTCGGCCAGGGAACCTTCCAGGTGGTGTGGAGTGCACCCTGGCAGCGATGCCAGCAGCGCAGCACGTTGCAACGAAGTGAGTTTCTGGATCAGCTGGCCGCTGTTCTGCCTCCGGGAATTGAACCGGATCGTTTGCTCGATCAACCCCGCGCTTTCCCACAACAGTGGCTGCTCGCTCAGAGTTTTCATCGTGGACGGGGCGTGCTGATCGGCGAAGCCGCTCACCGCTGTCACCCTGTCGGCGGCCAGGGACTCAATCTGTGCTGGCGTGATGTGGATGGTCTTCTGCGCGCCGTGCAACGGGGCGGCAGCGCCGCAACGATTGCGAGGAACTACGGAATGAGCCGCTGGCTGGATGTGATTCAAGTGGGTTTGGCGACGGATCTTCTGGTCCGCGTGTTTTCCAACCGCCAACCGCTGCTTCTGCCGCTGCGACACTTGGCTCTGCAGCTGCTGAAACAGTTCTCGGTTTTGCGCAGACTCAGCCTTCGAGCCATGAGTGACGGACCCATGCAGCTGTGGCAGGCATTGCCAAAATGA
- a CDS encoding DUF2949 domain-containing protein, whose product MVMSSQRQPPPADPLLQFLQRRLGLSPSALDLGLRQAELEQAPLPIVLWSFGLLSLNQLEEVFDWQNSQL is encoded by the coding sequence ATGGTGATGTCCAGTCAGCGGCAACCCCCACCAGCCGACCCCCTGCTGCAATTTCTTCAGCGCAGGCTGGGACTCAGCCCCAGTGCCCTGGATCTGGGGCTACGCCAGGCAGAACTGGAACAAGCTCCCCTCCCAATCGTGCTCTGGAGCTTCGGGTTGTTGAGCCTGAACCAGCTTGAAGAGGTCTTTGACTGGCAGAACAGTCAGCTGTAA